GACGGCTTGCTGTGCAACGCGGGAACGCCGCAGGCCGAGGGGTGTTCGTGGAACCCGAGCTGCAACGTCCAGGGACACCACACGCAGCAGGAGATCGACAAGCACAACGGCAAGTACGCGCGTGACGAAGCGATCCGCAACTCCGGCATCAGCCAGGCGGCGTACCAGGACGCGCAGGCGGTGGTGAAGAAGTCCAAGTGGGACGTCTTCGTCGAAGCGGCGGGCGAGCTGGTCAAGGGCCTGATCGGCTGGGACGACATCAAGGACTGCGTGACGCAGGGAGCGTTCGGCGCGTGCGTCCGGACGGTCATCAACTTCATCCCGTGGGGCAAGATCCTGAAGGCCGGCGAGATCATCGCGGACTTCTGGAAGGGCGCGAAGGCCCTCATCACGTTCGGCAAGGAGGTCGAGAAGGCCGAGAAGGTCATCGTCGACACGGAGAAGGTCCTGGTCGACGCGGACAAGGCGGCCAATGCGGCGGCGGATGCGGAGCGGGCTGCGTCGGAGGTGGCCCACGGGGCCGAGGAAGCCAAGGGAGCGGAGAGCGGCGCTTCGTGCGCGTTGCACAGTTTTGTCGCGGGGACGCTGGTGCTGCTGGCGGACGGCACGACGAAGCCGATCGACCAGGTCCACGACGGCGACGTGGTCGCGACGACGGATCCTTCGACGGGTGCGGTCGAGCAGCACAAGGTGGTGGGCACGCTCGTCCACAGTGACGAGGAGGAGCGCACCGAGGTCACTCTCGATTCGGGCGGGACTCTGGTCGCGACGGACTGGCACCCCATCTGGGTGGAAGAGGCCGGGGACTGGGTCGCGATCGGATCGCTGGTCCCGGGTGAGCACCTACACTCGGCTGATGGTCGGTCGGTCGAGGTCAAGTCGGTTCGCCACTTCAGGCAGCAGGCGCCGGTCTACGACCTCACGGTGGATTCAGTCCACGACTACTACGTGGGCGCCGGCGCGGTCGCGGTGCTGGTCCACAACTGCGGCGGCAAAGAGGCAGCCGAGGAGTTTCGTGCGAACGCCAACAACGGGCAGGGCGTCTCGCACACGAAGAATATTGCGGTCGCAGACCATGAAATCAACGGGTCCTCGGGGCAGTTGGTAGGAGTCAGTGGAAAACACACCCATCCCGGGTCAACCTCGATGCCGCCGGTGCGGCAGTTCAACCCGGGAACTCGCCCCTTCGACTCCGAAACCAAGATCTTCGAAACCTATGCGGCCAGCTTGCCGCGTAATGCCACTGGTACGATCAAGCTTTATTCGGAACGGGAGATCTGTGCGAGTTGTCGCGGTGTCATTGCGCAGTTCAGAGATATGTTCCCTGGTATCAAGGTGAGTACTTCGTGGGGTTGATGATGGGCGAAATCGAAGAAATCGCATCAGTTTTGCGGGAACGTTATGGTCACGGTGAAGTGGTGGGAATCTCGCCGGATGAGGTAGAAGAGGTCCGAGTCCGGCAAGGTGTCGAAGAGCTGCCTCTGGAGTATCGACGATTTCTTGCGCTGATGGGCCGACGTGCGGGAGGAATGCTCGTCGGAACGGATATATTTTATCCCGCGATTTTACCGCTGAAAGACTCCTTGGACGACTTTCCGGTCGTACGCGATCTTATCTCTTCGGTTCCGGGGTCGCTTGTCCTTGGCATGCACCAGGGCTATCAGGTCTACGTGGTCACCGATGTCGGTTCATCCGATCCCAAGGTTCTGATGTACGAAGAAGATGAAGACGCCCCGGTCTCGGAGTGGGATTCGTTCACGGATTTTCTTCGTTCGGAAATGGCGCAATTGGACTAATGGCCGGCTGGTGAGCGGTCACGTCAGCAACGCGGTCACCGCGGCATGCGCCTTCTCCGCATCAGGCGCATCCCCGGTGATGACGTCCGTGTACACGAACGACTCCCCGATCCGCACCAGCAGATAAGCCAGATCCGGTACCGGCAACGGCGGCTCCAGCCGCCCGGCCGCGACCTCCGAGGTCAGCAGCTTCGAAAGCTCAGCCGTGGTCCGCTGCTGGCAAACGCTTGCGCGCGTCGTCAACAGCCGCAACGCCCGTTCCGGCTCCCGGCGCAAGAAATTCCGAAAAGGCGGCGACTCGTTCGCGAACCGGACATACCCGCTCACGAAGTCGGCCACCCCGGCCGCCCCGCGGCCGGCGCACGAAGGCAACAGCCGGGCGATCGACGCGGCGGACAGCGACCAGAGGATCTCGCCCAGCAGCAGATCCCGGGATCCCACCCGGCGGTGCAGCGTCGCGCGGCTGATCGAGAGCGCCTCCGCCAGCTCGCCCATGTCCACCCGTCGGCCGGCCAGGAACCAGTCGCGGGCCAGGTCGAACGCAGCCGAGTGAGACATATGTCAGAATGTCTCACATCGAGCGGCGGACGGCGAGAGGGACAGCGAAATGCGTGCAGTGCAGGTGACCGAGTTCGGCGGACCCGAGGTGCTCACCCCCGTCGAGCTGCCCGATCCCGTGGCCGGCCCCGGTGAGGTGCTCATCGACGTCGACCGCATCGGCGTCAACTACGCCGACACGCACCAGGCTGAAAACTCCTACCTCGCGCCGTCCAAGCTGCCGCTCGTCCCCGGTGGTGAAGTGGTCGGGACAAGCGGAGGCAAGCGCGTCGTCGCCCTGCTCAACGGCGGTGGCGGGTACGCCGAGAAGGCCGTCGCGCCCGCGGCGACCACCTTCCCCGTGCCCGACGGCATCGACGACCTCACCGCGCTGTCCATGCTGGTCCAGGGCGCCACCGCCTGGGTCCTGCTCAAGAAGAACGCCCACCTCGAGAAGGGCGAGTCCGTCGTCGTGCACGCGGCCGCCGGGGGTGTCGGGACCATCGCCGTTCAGCTCGCCAAGGCCTGGGGTGCCGGCCGCGTCATCGCCACCGCCAGCAGCGACGAGAAGCGCGCCCTCGCGCTCGAACTGGGCGCCGACGTCGCCGTCGACTCGCGCGCCGAGGACATGACCGCCACCCTGATCGAGGCCAACAACGGACGCCGCGTGGACGTTGTGCTCGACATGGTCGGCGGTACGACCACCGACCAGAGCATCGCCGCGCTCGCGCCGTTCGGCCGGCTCGCCTTCTACGGCATGGCCGGACGGGAGAACCCCAAGCCGGTCGAGATGCGCAACCTCCTCGGCCACAGCACCACGATCAGCGGCATGTGGCTGCCGCACGTCTTCCGCCTGCCCGGCAACGTCTTCGGGACCGCGCTGAACGAGCTGTTCGACCTCGTCCTGAAGGGCAAGCTCAAGGCCATCCCCGGCGGCGAGTTCGGACTCTCCGACGCCCGCGGCGCGCACGAGGCCCTGCGCTCCCGCAAGACCGTCGGCAAGCTACTGCTCGACCCCGGCGAGTAGGCGTTCCAGGGGTGCCGCCTTGTGCAGGCACTCCTGCCACTCCGCCTCCGGGTCCGAATCCGCCGTGATCCCGCCGCCGACACCGAGGGAGATGGCGCCGGAGGCGATTTCGAACGTCCGGATCGCGACGTT
The window above is part of the Amycolatopsis camponoti genome. Proteins encoded here:
- a CDS encoding SMI1/KNR4 family protein → MMGEIEEIASVLRERYGHGEVVGISPDEVEEVRVRQGVEELPLEYRRFLALMGRRAGGMLVGTDIFYPAILPLKDSLDDFPVVRDLISSVPGSLVLGMHQGYQVYVVTDVGSSDPKVLMYEEDEDAPVSEWDSFTDFLRSEMAQLD
- a CDS encoding QsdR family transcriptional regulator; amino-acid sequence: MGELAEALSISRATLHRRVGSRDLLLGEILWSLSAASIARLLPSCAGRGAAGVADFVSGYVRFANESPPFRNFLRREPERALRLLTTRASVCQQRTTAELSKLLTSEVAAGRLEPPLPVPDLAYLLVRIGESFVYTDVITGDAPDAEKAHAAVTALLT
- a CDS encoding quinone oxidoreductase family protein; its protein translation is MRAVQVTEFGGPEVLTPVELPDPVAGPGEVLIDVDRIGVNYADTHQAENSYLAPSKLPLVPGGEVVGTSGGKRVVALLNGGGGYAEKAVAPAATTFPVPDGIDDLTALSMLVQGATAWVLLKKNAHLEKGESVVVHAAAGGVGTIAVQLAKAWGAGRVIATASSDEKRALALELGADVAVDSRAEDMTATLIEANNGRRVDVVLDMVGGTTTDQSIAALAPFGRLAFYGMAGRENPKPVEMRNLLGHSTTISGMWLPHVFRLPGNVFGTALNELFDLVLKGKLKAIPGGEFGLSDARGAHEALRSRKTVGKLLLDPGE